Below is a genomic region from Paenibacillus rhizovicinus.
CTTACATCCTTATATCGGAACGGAAGGAGCGGAAGACCGTGAAACTGACGGAGGAACAACCCGAACTGCAGCGGCTGTTTGCGGCGCAGGGCGCCGAAATGGAGGCCGAGGGCAACCGGCCCTTGATCGTCCGCGACGAGGCCTATGTCTGGCTGGTGCAAACCGGCCATGCGGATGCGTTTGCCGTATCGCTGCACGAGGAGGAAGTGGTTCGTCAGCGGCGCTTCTTGTTCGGCGTCGAGCCGGGCCAGCTGCTATTCGGCTATTGCGGCGAGGATGACGGCCGGAACAGCTCGGCGGGCATCCTGATCGCCGGGTTGACAGGGACGCGGCTGCTTCGGATGGACAAGGCCGCTTTCGACCGCGCCTTGTCCGAATCGCCGCGCTTGCGCGAAGAAGCCGCCGTGCGGATCGATGCCTGGGTCCGCAATTGGTCCGTTGCTTTGGCGAAATCGGCACCGGCAGAGCAGGCGATTGAACTTGCGCCCGGCATGACGGCCGAGGCCGGGGAGCATGCGGTGCTGCGCACGGCCGCCTTAGTATGGGTTCGCTTGCAGGCTGGCAGGCTGCATTGGATGGGCAGCGGCGATCTTGCGGTCGACCGGCCGGGCCAGCTGTTCCCGCTGGCGGCAGCAAGCTGGCTGGTGGCGGAAGAACCGTCCAGCTTATCCGCCTGCGGCACGCTGGAGTGGCTGGGTCAAGACCCGGCGCTCGAAGGGTTGTCCGGCTATCACCGCTGCATTGCGGCCTGCTTGCGTCAGATGTACGTCTTCGAAGAGCGGTTCGAGCGGGAGCGGCTCAAACGCAAGACGGAACAAGACGAAGCCGTGATGGAGCGGGCGATTCGGCGACTAGCTTCCGTTACCGGGAGCGCGGACGGCGCGCAGGCGGCCGATCAGCGGACGGGCGACAGCCTGTATGCGGCTGCCCGGCTTGTGGGAGAAGCAGCCGGCGCCGACGTTAAACCGGCCAGTGCCGAGCGGATGCGGAAGGCGCGCGATCCCGTCAGCGAAATCGCCAAAGCATCCGGTTTCCGCTCGCGTCAGGTCATGCTGAAGGACGACTGGTGGCGGACGGATAACGGACCGCTGCTGTCTTTCATGGAAGAGGGCGGCCGCCCGGTCGCCCTGCTGCCGAACGGGGCGGCCGGTTACCGGCTGATCGACCCCGAGAACGGCACGGAAACGATCGTGACGGAGGAGCTGGCGGGGAGGCTCGAGACCGCGGCGCATATGTTCTATCGGCCGTTCCCGACGCATCCGCTGTCGGTCTGGGACATTCTCAAATTCGGCTCCCACCGGACGATCCGGAAGGATTTCGCCAGGGTGCTCCTGCTCGGCATCGCAAGCGGACTGCTCGGGATGTTCGTTCCGATCGCGAACGGCATCTTGTTCGATACCGTCATTCCGGCAGCCGATCAAGGGCCGCTGCTGCAGATCGGCCTCATTCTGCTCTCCATGACGGCGGCTACGGCCTTGTTCGAAATTACGCGCTCGATGGCGATTCTGCGCATCGAAGGGAA
It encodes:
- a CDS encoding NHLP bacteriocin export ABC transporter permease/ATPase subunit — encoded protein: MKLTEEQPELQRLFAAQGAEMEAEGNRPLIVRDEAYVWLVQTGHADAFAVSLHEEEVVRQRRFLFGVEPGQLLFGYCGEDDGRNSSAGILIAGLTGTRLLRMDKAAFDRALSESPRLREEAAVRIDAWVRNWSVALAKSAPAEQAIELAPGMTAEAGEHAVLRTAALVWVRLQAGRLHWMGSGDLAVDRPGQLFPLAAASWLVAEEPSSLSACGTLEWLGQDPALEGLSGYHRCIAACLRQMYVFEERFERERLKRKTEQDEAVMERAIRRLASVTGSADGAQAADQRTGDSLYAAARLVGEAAGADVKPASAERMRKARDPVSEIAKASGFRSRQVMLKDDWWRTDNGPLLSFMEEGGRPVALLPNGAAGYRLIDPENGTETIVTEELAGRLETAAHMFYRPFPTHPLSVWDILKFGSHRTIRKDFARVLLLGIASGLLGMFVPIANGILFDTVIPAADQGPLLQIGLILLSMTAATALFEITRSMAILRIEGKMDGSIQAAVWDRLLNMPASFFRQFTAGDLSSRANSIGTIRKLLSGVAVTAIFSGLFSSFNFFLLFHYDVKLAITAAFLVLVPMLVTVGVGILQVRKQRVLLRVQGRLAGTVLQIIDGISKFRMAGAEKRAFFLWAKLFGEMKQTSFQARTISNIHAVFNAFFPIITSVVLFYLVGTNAQSLSAGQFIAFFSAFSSFLGAMLAMSTAIVSMINIVPLFERTKPILHTVPEVNEAMDDPGELSGGIEVRHVNFRYAAEQPFVLNDLSLTIRPGEFVALVGASGCGKSSLLRLLLGFEKAEAGSIFYDGQDVKSLDIRNVRNQLGVVLQHGKVMAGDIYANIVGSSNLTHEDAWEAARMAGLDQDIQQMPMGMHTVISEGGGTLSGGQRQRLLIARALARRPKILFFDEATSALDNRTQAVVSESLEKLRATRVVIAHRLSTIMNADRIFVLDKGRLVQAGTYADLMEQEGLFAELAKRQLA